Proteins co-encoded in one Aspergillus fumigatus Af293 chromosome 6, whole genome shotgun sequence genomic window:
- a CDS encoding alpha-ketoglutarate dehydrogenase subunit KGD4 — protein sequence MRATIALRNAARTPLIRFVGRRSVPQSIDHTPRPHPASPSGILPDSFAAYRSKAQQHGPLGRASFTQGSIGRLPGAALGPVQPKQGEFFDRAELPARFHRLPWTEAEIEAIETGGASLYA from the exons ATGCGTGCCACTATTGCTTTGCGAAACGCCGCTCGGACTCCCCTGATCCGCTTTGTCGGTCGGCGTTCTGTGCCTC AGTCCATCGATCACACTCCTCGCCCTCACCCTGCTTCTCCCTCGGGCATTCTCCCCGACTCTTTCGCTGCCTACCGCTCGAAGGCTCAGCAGCACGGCCCTCTCGGTCGCGCTTCTTTCACTCAGGGATCCATCGGTCGCCTGCCCGGAGCTGCTCTCGGCCCTGTTCAGCCCAAGCAAGGCGAATTCTTTGATCGGGCAGAGCTTCCCGCCAGATTCCACCGTCTCCCATGGACTGAGGCTGAGATTGAGGCCATTGAGACCGGCGGTGCGAGCCTTTATGCTTAA
- a CDS encoding RUS1 family protein: MAISNARNTLAFTEVDETNNPTATYVYSETQEHPNNSHEKSLSKRGRVDVMHPSSTPRSPWSLMTLFNLLVDVFLPSGYPNSVTDDYLPYQIFDSLQAFCSSIAGLLSSRAVLQGVGVGNANASPTSALLLHILQDSSGRIATILFAHRVGTALEPECKMYRLAADVFNDLAMVLDCLSPMIPAGVGRVGVLSAAGVLRALCGVAGGSSKASLSAHFARGGNLAEVNAKDSSQETIISLLGMLVGSFIVSHVTSFAATWTSLVFLLTVHLAMNYAAVRSVQMTSLNRQRANIVFSTLLESDPALDPHRLSRSRVDDHPTSAPTPQSPLTTSRPPLTPADVSKQERIFEPDGILKWTFAPSECHKLGYCQIGVSLDRFLRLSSTSTSSSSTSTSTEIRTSPSLRTTVPMPELVSLFAKEDYLLYLVRRGTGGPAWYASLVLKNMCSARSQLKAWTHALLAARVLHLSSSGDGDQQILDVVARTLGFLNRDARFERYLQSLEEAGWDLTRAALETSSRRRILPKRQDSRIGYLYTCQRRVFRDAGSKMRDMSASRVANMSPCIVK, encoded by the exons ATGGCCATAAGCAACGCGCGAAACACCCTCGCGTTTACGGAAGTCGACGAGACGAACAATCCCACAGCAACTTATGTCTACTCTGAAACCCAAGAACATCCCAACAATTCACATGAGAAGAGTCTCAGCAAACGGGGAAGGGTCGATGTGATG CAtccttcttctactcccCGGTCGCCATGGTCTCTAATGACCTTGTTTAATCTGCTCGTTGATGTCTTTTTGCCTTCGGGGTATCCCAACAGTGTTACCGATGATTATCTGCC GTATCAAATTTTC GACTCACTCCAGGCGTTCTGCAGCTCCATTGCCGGTCTCTTGTCCTCCAGAGCCGTACTCCAAGGCGTCGGCGTCGGCAATGCGAACGCCTCCCCAACCTCcgctctgctgctgcatatCCTGCAAGACTCCTCTGGCCGAATCGCCACGATCCTCTTCGCACATCGCGTCGGGACGGCTCTCGAGCCCGAATGCAAGATGTACCGCCTCGCAGCGGATGTGTTCAACGACCTCGCCATGGTCCTGGACTGCCTGTCGCCCATGATCCCCGCGGGGGTCGGCCGCGTCGGCGTACTGAGTGCGGCGGGCGTGCTGCGTGCTCTGTGCGGTGTTGCCGGGGGCAGTTCCAAGGCGAGTCTCAGTGCCCATTTTGCTCGTGGAGGGAACCTCGCTGAAGTCAACGCT AAAGACTCGTCCCAAGAAACAATCATCTCCCTGCTCGGGATGCTG GTCGGCTCCTTCATTGTCTCCCACGTCACAAGCTTCGCAGCCACCTGGACCAGCCTCGTGTTCCTCCTCACCGTCCACCTGGCCATGAACTACGCCGCCGTGCGCTCCGTCCAGATGACCAGTCTCAACAGACAGCGCGCCAACATCGTCTTTTCCACCTTGCTCGAGTCAGACCCAGCTCTGGATCCCCATCGCCTCAGTCGTAGCAGGGTAGACGATCATCCAACGTCGGCGCCCACCCCGCAGTCTCCCTTGACAACGTCAAGGCCACCGCTAACACCCGCCGATGTCTCCAAACAAGAAAGAATCTTCGAGCCAGACGGTATCCTAAAATGGACGTTCGCGCCGAGCGAATGCCACAAACTCGGGTACTGCCAGATCGGCGTCTCGCTCGACCGCTTCCTCCGCCTGTCATCGACAagtaccagcagcagcagcacaagCACAAGCACAGAGATACGAACATCACCGAGCCTCAGGACCACCGTTCCAATGCCCGAACTCGTGTCTCTCTTTGCGAAGGAGGATTATCTCCTCTACCTGGTGCGGCGCGGAACGGGCGGCCCCGCCTGGTACGCCAGTCTCGTCCTCAAGAACATGTGCTCCGCCAGATCGCAGTTGAAGGCCTGGACGCATGCATTGCTTGCCGCGCGGGTCTTGCACCTTTCCTCGTCTGGGGACGGAGACCAGCAGATCTTGGATGTGGTAGCGCGCACTCTGGGTTTCCTCAATCGCGATGCGAGGTTCGAGCGATATCTGCAGAGTCTTGAGGAGGCGGGCTGGGATTTGACTAGAGCAGCTTTGGAGACAAGCTCTAGGCGGAGAATTCTA CCAAAAAGGCAGGACAGTCGTATTGGGTATCTATATACATGCCAGAGAAGGGTGTTCAGGGATGCGGGCTCCAAGATGCGAGATATGTCAGCATCCAGAGTCGCAAACATGAGTCCATGCATCGTCAAATAa
- the rgsA gene encoding regulator of G-protein signaling domain-containing protein, which produces MLYAMLKKRSLYPPLFFWNNSPTTTPELSPTSSSSDSESDEDMDSSGSRPLSLNVQPGSFCPMRPTLDEVLANTAPAPYTLSAFMAYLSQNHCLETLEFTLEAKRYRETYHSLTHQLRESPIVTDCPESQHLRMLWQRLLTAYILPGAPREINVCSEVREEIVQHANSHIPPPPETLDAAVKLVHDLMEESIFLPFLNAHATSAHVVPLSEPLFSNEDDVTVVSNPSFDEHAVKRGRRLSPKSSRELGAPVPSGPPSGHSSRSNFSFGAVTSMGKTSNRTSGQVSSATSGDCALTDDSGSTQSNHSTGEPMTPPTTPPSSEPSLTLGHSPKHRTENPWKKMGMKLGFKKRSGHGGSGSQNLRSSMDD; this is translated from the coding sequence ATGCTATACGCGATGCTCAAAAAGAGGTCTTTGTACCCTCCTTTATTCTTCTGGAACAACTCTCCTACTACGACGCCCGAACTCTCGCCGAcgtcatcgtcttcggacAGCGAGTCGGACGAGGATATGGACTCGTCCGGCTCCCGTCCGCTGAGTCTGAATGTTCAGCCGGGTTCCTTCTGTCCTATGCGACCAACACTCGATGAGGTGCTAGCGAATACGGCACCTGCTCCATATACCCTTAGCGCGTTTATGGCGTATCTTTCTCAAAATCACTGTCTCGAGACCCTGGAATTCACTTTGGAGGCCAAGCGGTACCGGGAGACGTATCACTCGCTAACCCATCAACTGCGAGAGTCACCCATTGTGACCGATTGCCCCGAAAGCCAGCATTTGCGTATGCTCTGGCAGCGACTTTTGACCGCATACATCCTTCCTGGTGCTCCACGAGAGATCAATGTTTGCAGCGAAGTTCGGGAGGAGATCGTACAACACGCGAATTCGCACATTCCCCCACCCCCCGAGACACTGGATGCCGCCGTGAAACTGGTCCATGACCTGATGGAAGAGTCCATCTTTCTCCCCTTTCTCAACGCCCATGCTACCTCTGCACATGTTGTGCCGCTCTCGGAGCCCTTGTTCTCGAACGAAGACGATGTCACCGTTGTATCGAACCCCAGTTTCGATGAACACGCGGTCAAGAGGGGGAGACGGCTTTCGCCCAAATCCTCCCGGGAGCTGGGAGCTCCGGTTCCTTCGGGGCCTCCCTCTGGTCATTCGAGCCGCTCCAACTTCTCATTCGGCGCTGTCACCTCCATGGGCAAAACTAGTAACCGCACTTCCGGCCAGGTTTCGTCCGCTACCAGCGGTGACTGTGCTCTGACCGACGACTCAGGAAGTACGCAGTCTAATCACAGCACTGGAGAACCCATGACTCCTCCGACCACACCACCGTCGAGCGAGCCCTCCTTGACTTTGGGTCACAGCCCGAAGCATCGCACCGAGAATCCTTGGAAGAAAATGGGGATGAAGCTCGGATTCAAGAAGCGTTCGGGCCACGGGGGCTCGGGCAGTCAGAATCTGCGATCCTCCATGGACGATTGA
- the srb5 gene encoding mediator of RNA polymerase II transcription subunit 18, with protein sequence MHELLLFASVPAHQHHELLQQLAGLTAMQPQHRLERRLVFKAYRKPGLVNVRVGASQDLQGAELQRLNKMLNGGMFYTQVVGPVSEADFGAPASPVADQDAHMSGTDEKSSVRPHYYDYENQPWKLEFRDIPEAATRSAVTTRLMASASLPKGDVTVPMNAWGYNFVTEYAVEGDIFIHNDIVIFLHRVLHYPTESQEPRRQLPALNEMTPLDRSGGYVLQAAITVQDGSNQETMKIASQHLFGLREQLKSAVRLEQADRLSLDTRAK encoded by the exons ATGCATGAGCTGTTGCTTTTCGCCTCGGTACCGgcgcatcagcatcatgagtTACTCCAACAACTGGCAGGGTTGACTGCCATGCAACCTCAACATCGCCTAGAGAGACGACTGGTCTTCAAAGCGTACCGTAAACCCGGACTGGTCAATGTCCGTGTAGGTGCCAGTCAGGATCTGCAGGGCGCAGAACTGCAGCGACTGAACAAGATGCTCAATGGTGGCATGTTCTACACCCAGGTCGTTGGCCCTGTTTCCGAGGCTGATTTTGGCGCACCTGCTTCACCGGTCGCCGACCAAGATGCGCACATGTCAGGGACGGATGAGAAGTCGTCCGTCCGCCCGCACTACTATGATTACGAGAATCAACCCTGGAAATTGGAATTTAGGGATATACCCGAGGCAGCGACCCGGTCGGCCGTCACAACCCGGCTGATGGCCAGTGCTAGTCTCCCTAAAGGCGATGTTACAGTCCCAATGAATGCCTGGGGTTACAA CTTTGTCACTGAGTATGCAGTGGAGGGCgatatcttcatccataACGACATTGTCATCTTTTTACATCGCGTCCTACACTACCCCACTGAATCGCAAGAGCCTCGGCGCCAATTGCCAGCCCTAAATGAAATGACACCGCTTGACAGGAGTGGAGGCTACGTCTTACAGGCCGCCATCACAGTCCAGGATGGCAGCAATCAAGAGACTATGAAGATTGCCTCTCAGCATCTCTTTGGGCTAAGGGAGCAATTGAAATCTGCTGTTCGCCTGGAACAAGCAGATCGGCTGTCCTTGGATACTCGAGCAAAGTGA